One genomic region from Vibrio sp. SCSIO 43137 encodes:
- a CDS encoding glutaredoxin: MADPIKITLYRWGGSWGPFSVKIPCGECTLTKDILADTFENELKDVPVELEVKDWLSHWWEPLKLGAWHAPILVVEGKVVSQGEALNRGVLVQSVIKEWTKRDDLKGNIVFGKATCPYCVKAKEMLDKSGIPYEYYDVVKDSAALYRMIPEVKAIIGEKTPVTVPQIWMNDSYIGGADNLEKWLKENNLETVPDNVVEIEKETAAS, encoded by the coding sequence ATGGCAGATCCAATTAAAATTACACTGTATCGTTGGGGCGGAAGCTGGGGACCATTTAGCGTAAAGATCCCTTGTGGAGAGTGTACCCTGACCAAAGATATTCTTGCAGACACGTTCGAGAACGAACTTAAAGATGTCCCTGTTGAACTGGAAGTAAAAGATTGGTTATCACACTGGTGGGAACCACTAAAACTTGGTGCATGGCACGCGCCTATTCTGGTTGTGGAAGGTAAAGTGGTCAGTCAGGGTGAAGCGCTAAACCGTGGCGTACTGGTTCAGTCTGTCATTAAAGAGTGGACAAAACGCGATGATTTGAAAGGCAATATTGTATTTGGTAAAGCGACCTGCCCATACTGCGTTAAAGCGAAAGAGATGCTTGATAAGTCCGGTATCCCGTACGAGTACTACGATGTTGTTAAAGACAGCGCTGCCCTTTACCGTATGATCCCGGAAGTAAAAGCCATCATTGGTGAGAAAACACCGGTGACGGTTCCGCAAATCTGGATGAATGACAGCTATATCGGTGGTGCTGATAATTTAGAAAAATGGCTGAAAGAGAACAATCTGGAAACTGTGCCGGATAATGTGGTCGAAATTGAAAAAGAGACAGCAGCAAGCTAA
- the citE gene encoding citrate (pro-3S)-lyase subunit beta, whose translation MSKLRRSMLFVPGSNAAMLSNSFIYRPDAIMFDLEDSVSIREKDTARMLVFNALQHPLYADIETIVRVNALDSQYGRDDVKAIVKAGVNVVRLAKTDTPKDVEGMEQAIESAEREFGRPVGSTAMLAAIESAEGINNAVAIAKASKRLIGIALGAEDYVRDLKTQRSAEGTELLFARCSILQAARAAGIMAFDTVYSDANNEQGFLNEASHIKSLGFDGKSLINPRQIELIHNLFAPSQKEVDHAFAVIEAAEEAEAQGMGVASLNGKMVDAPVIERARWTLKRAESGIRQ comes from the coding sequence ATGAGCAAGTTACGCAGAAGCATGTTATTTGTGCCGGGATCGAATGCGGCCATGTTGAGTAACAGCTTTATCTATCGCCCTGATGCCATCATGTTTGACCTTGAAGACTCTGTCTCTATCAGAGAAAAAGATACTGCAAGAATGCTGGTATTTAATGCCCTGCAGCATCCTCTGTATGCGGATATTGAAACCATAGTGCGGGTAAATGCCCTTGATTCCCAATATGGCCGTGATGACGTGAAAGCCATCGTAAAAGCGGGAGTCAATGTGGTTCGGTTAGCGAAAACCGATACGCCTAAGGATGTCGAAGGTATGGAGCAGGCGATTGAGAGCGCAGAGCGCGAGTTCGGCCGTCCTGTCGGAAGCACAGCTATGCTGGCGGCCATTGAGTCAGCGGAAGGAATTAATAACGCAGTCGCCATTGCAAAAGCCTCAAAGCGCCTTATCGGAATTGCCCTTGGTGCGGAAGACTACGTCAGGGATCTGAAAACCCAACGCAGTGCTGAGGGGACTGAATTGCTGTTTGCCCGCTGTTCTATTCTTCAGGCAGCACGGGCAGCAGGCATTATGGCTTTTGATACCGTCTATTCTGATGCCAATAATGAGCAGGGTTTTCTTAACGAAGCTTCCCATATTAAATCGCTGGGCTTTGACGGCAAGTCTCTGATTAACCCGCGACAAATCGAGCTTATCCATAATCTGTTTGCACCAAGCCAGAAAGAGGTGGATCACGCATTTGCGGTGATCGAAGCGGCGGAAGAGGCAGAAGCGCAAGGTATGGGAGTCGCATCGCTGAATGGCAAGATGGTAGACGCTCCTGTTATAGAGAGAGCGCGTTGGACTCTTAAGCGTGCAGAATCAGGCATCAGACAGTAA
- the citG gene encoding triphosphoribosyl-dephospho-CoA synthase CitG → MQYKKAAQTYREAVGTFAYNAMLKEARLTPKAGLVDSVSQGAHTDMDISTFVASSEALKPYMLEFVCVGYQSAHITAENLLPQLRKTGLQAEQAMLKATQGVNTHKGMIFTMGLICGAAGWLQGNKQAFSSADIRPVIVDMCRHLVRDELVRKKNNGKNNEDSPVSAGERIFAEHDITGIRGEASQGYPVIFKCSLPFYRQAMAKHNDEHLALSYTLLKLMAENCDTNLIHRGGLEGLAYVKQQSAKYLKRNYSGTDELNKSIEAFDQKLINRHLSPGGSADLLAATWLLYQLDELSRDFCR, encoded by the coding sequence GTGCAATATAAAAAAGCAGCTCAAACCTATCGGGAAGCGGTTGGAACATTTGCCTATAACGCCATGCTAAAAGAAGCCAGACTAACACCGAAAGCAGGTTTGGTTGATTCAGTTTCGCAGGGCGCTCATACCGATATGGATATCTCAACCTTTGTAGCAAGTAGTGAGGCGTTAAAGCCTTATATGCTTGAGTTTGTGTGTGTTGGATATCAGTCAGCTCATATCACCGCAGAAAATTTACTGCCTCAGTTACGTAAAACAGGTTTGCAGGCAGAACAGGCCATGCTTAAGGCAACCCAAGGGGTAAACACCCATAAAGGGATGATTTTTACTATGGGCTTAATCTGTGGCGCGGCCGGCTGGCTACAAGGTAATAAACAGGCTTTTAGCTCCGCAGATATACGCCCGGTTATCGTGGATATGTGCAGGCATCTGGTCAGGGATGAGCTTGTCCGGAAGAAAAATAACGGGAAAAATAACGAGGACAGTCCCGTTAGTGCAGGAGAGCGAATTTTTGCCGAGCATGACATAACGGGTATTCGTGGTGAAGCGTCTCAGGGTTATCCTGTTATTTTTAAATGCTCACTGCCTTTTTATCGTCAGGCTATGGCGAAACATAATGATGAGCATCTGGCGCTCTCTTACACTCTGCTAAAGTTGATGGCAGAGAACTGCGACACCAATCTAATTCATAGGGGAGGTCTTGAAGGCTTGGCTTATGTTAAGCAGCAATCAGCGAAATACCTTAAGCGTAACTACTCTGGTACTGATGAGCTTAACAAGTCGATAGAAGCGTTCGATCAGAAGCTGATAAACAGACATCTAAGCCCCGGCGGTAGTGCCGATCTATTGGCGGCAACATGGTTGCTTTATCAGTTAGATGAATTAAGTCGGGATTTTTGCCGGTAG
- the nadE gene encoding ammonia-dependent NAD(+) synthetase, protein MEQMIREEMRVLPSIDPQFEIERRVNFIKQKMTESGCRNVVLGISGGVDSTTCGRLAQLAVDSLNKEAKSDEYQFIAVRLPYGEQKDEDEAQLALQFIQPSHSVSVNIKSGVDGLHAATGEALTGTGLLPEDSAKQDFVKGNVKARARMVAQYEIAGYVGGMVLGTDHSAENITGFYTKFGDGACDLAPLFGLSKRQVRALAKELGAPSLLVEKTPTADLEELAPQKADEDALNLTYEQIDDFLENKPVSKEVSDKIVAIYKATQHKRQPIPTIYD, encoded by the coding sequence ATGGAACAGATGATTCGCGAAGAGATGCGAGTTCTACCATCCATAGACCCTCAGTTTGAAATAGAGCGCCGGGTAAACTTCATTAAACAGAAAATGACTGAGTCAGGTTGCCGTAATGTGGTTCTGGGTATCAGCGGCGGTGTTGACTCAACCACATGTGGTCGTCTTGCACAACTTGCCGTAGATAGCCTGAACAAAGAAGCAAAGTCAGACGAGTACCAGTTTATCGCTGTCCGCCTGCCTTATGGCGAGCAGAAAGATGAAGACGAAGCCCAGCTTGCGCTGCAATTTATCCAACCAAGCCACTCGGTTTCAGTGAATATCAAATCTGGTGTTGACGGTCTGCACGCCGCTACAGGTGAAGCACTGACCGGAACAGGACTACTGCCTGAAGACAGTGCAAAGCAAGACTTTGTAAAAGGTAACGTAAAAGCGCGTGCCCGCATGGTGGCACAGTATGAAATCGCTGGTTATGTCGGTGGTATGGTATTGGGTACGGATCATTCTGCTGAAAACATCACTGGCTTCTACACCAAGTTTGGTGATGGTGCTTGCGACTTAGCTCCGCTGTTTGGCCTGAGCAAACGTCAGGTAAGAGCTCTGGCGAAAGAGCTGGGCGCTCCTTCCCTTCTGGTTGAGAAAACACCGACCGCCGATCTTGAAGAACTGGCTCCGCAAAAAGCCGATGAAGATGCCCTGAATCTGACTTATGAGCAGATAGATGACTTCCTTGAAAACAAACCGGTATCCAAAGAAGTGAGCGATAAGATTGTCGCTATCTACAAAGCGACTCAGCATAAGCGTCAGCCTATCCCGACGATTTATGACTAA
- a CDS encoding patatin-like phospholipase family protein, which yields MKQTVSLVLGSGGARGLAHIGVIRWLEENNYQIESISGCSAGALVGGIYAAGKLDEFVDWVSAIDKVSMAKLLDISWQSSGLFKGDKIISNLVELIGDTQIEQLDITFTAVAANITEEKEVWLNSGSLFDAIRASISLPLFFTPVEIDGELLIDGGVLNPVPIAPTFSDKTDLTLAVNLGGDLMAKVEKPTIVPHKINPSFQNRITRYIDKVQDSIIDSVNINFDAFEIANQAFDAMQGTIARQKLAAYPPDMSIDIPQNLCGTFDFDQAEEVIQFGYLAAQKAFRHRKN from the coding sequence ATGAAACAGACGGTATCCTTAGTACTCGGGAGTGGCGGCGCACGCGGTCTGGCACATATTGGTGTTATCCGCTGGCTGGAAGAGAACAACTATCAAATTGAATCCATTTCCGGATGTTCGGCCGGCGCTCTGGTTGGCGGCATTTATGCGGCCGGCAAACTGGACGAGTTTGTCGACTGGGTATCGGCCATTGATAAAGTCTCTATGGCCAAGCTGCTGGATATCTCATGGCAGTCGAGCGGTCTGTTTAAGGGCGATAAGATCATCAGCAATCTGGTGGAGCTGATTGGCGATACGCAAATCGAGCAACTGGATATTACCTTTACCGCTGTAGCCGCCAATATCACCGAAGAGAAAGAGGTGTGGCTTAACTCCGGCAGTCTGTTTGATGCCATCAGGGCTTCTATTTCCCTTCCGCTGTTTTTTACCCCGGTTGAAATTGATGGCGAGCTGCTTATTGATGGCGGCGTATTAAATCCGGTTCCTATTGCCCCGACCTTCAGCGATAAAACTGACCTCACCCTTGCGGTAAACCTTGGTGGTGACTTAATGGCTAAGGTTGAGAAACCAACCATAGTCCCTCATAAAATAAACCCTTCATTCCAGAATAGAATTACCCGCTATATTGATAAAGTGCAGGACTCCATTATTGATTCCGTCAATATCAACTTTGATGCCTTTGAAATTGCCAATCAGGCCTTTGATGCTATGCAGGGCACCATTGCCAGACAGAAGCTGGCCGCCTATCCGCCGGATATGAGCATTGATATCCCGCAAAACCTATGCGGAACTTTCGATTTTGATCAGGCAGAAGAAGTGATTCAGTTTGGCTATCTGGCTGCGCAGAAAGCCTTTAGGCATCGGAAGAACTAA
- the pyrC gene encoding dihydroorotase yields MTKLTITRPDDWHVHLRDGSVLKDTVRDISRYNGRAIIMPNTVPPTTDTEMAKAYYERIMSHNNSEHFEPLMTLYLTDNTTPEEIVKAKQSGKVVAAKLYPAGATTNSDSGVTDIEKMSAVFKAMQEVGMLLLIHGEVTTHEVDIFDREKKFLDEVLSPIVDGYPELKIVVEHITTSHAVDFVKQGGDNVAATITAHHLMYNRNHMLVGGIKPHFYCLPILKRGSHQQALISAATSGSKKFFAGTDSAPHAKGNKENACGCAGLYTAFASLELYAEVFEQEGKLEQLEAFTSFNGADFYGLPRNSDTVTLEKASWTVAESMPFGEDIVVPVKAGEEISWKVV; encoded by the coding sequence ATGACAAAACTTACCATTACTCGTCCGGATGACTGGCATGTCCACCTCAGAGACGGCTCAGTACTTAAAGATACCGTTCGTGATATCAGCCGCTATAACGGCAGAGCCATTATCATGCCCAACACTGTCCCCCCTACTACCGACACCGAAATGGCTAAGGCTTATTACGAAAGGATTATGAGCCACAATAACAGCGAACACTTTGAACCGCTGATGACACTCTATCTGACTGATAATACTACACCTGAAGAGATCGTTAAGGCAAAACAAAGCGGAAAAGTAGTTGCCGCTAAACTCTATCCTGCCGGAGCGACAACTAACTCTGATTCTGGTGTAACAGATATTGAGAAAATGTCAGCGGTATTTAAAGCTATGCAGGAAGTTGGCATGCTGTTGCTGATCCATGGTGAGGTTACCACTCATGAAGTGGATATTTTTGACCGTGAGAAGAAGTTCCTGGATGAGGTTCTGTCACCAATCGTGGATGGTTACCCTGAACTGAAAATCGTGGTTGAACATATTACCACTTCCCACGCAGTAGACTTTGTTAAGCAGGGCGGTGATAACGTAGCGGCCACCATTACTGCCCATCACCTGATGTATAACCGCAACCATATGCTGGTTGGTGGTATTAAGCCTCACTTCTACTGTCTGCCTATTCTTAAACGTGGCAGCCATCAGCAAGCGCTTATCAGTGCCGCCACCAGCGGCTCAAAGAAGTTCTTTGCCGGAACTGACTCAGCACCACACGCCAAAGGCAATAAAGAGAACGCCTGCGGATGCGCCGGCCTTTACACTGCCTTCGCTTCATTAGAGCTGTATGCGGAAGTATTTGAACAGGAAGGTAAGCTTGAGCAACTGGAAGCATTCACCAGCTTTAACGGCGCTGACTTCTACGGCCTGCCACGCAACAGCGATACAGTCACACTGGAAAAAGCCAGTTGGACAGTAGCCGAATCTATGCCATTTGGTGAAGATATCGTAGTACCGGTAAAAGCCGGTGAAGAGATTAGCTGGAAAGTTGTTTAA
- the citX gene encoding citrate lyase holo-[acyl-carrier protein] synthase, with product MHKGPQVSLAELLDSRELRAETQKQWADKYGLPLVSFTVNMVGPVKRNQLACIIFEQIKGAILNYCWRENITIERYQCIEQNSGYEMLLCLSGKTARQIKRLMVEIEERHKLGRLADIDVLNEKGEALSRSSLELPVRSCLICRQDAKVCGRSRAHSVEELLGKMQQVVASAI from the coding sequence GTGCATAAGGGGCCGCAAGTCTCGCTGGCGGAACTGCTGGATAGCCGGGAGTTAAGAGCCGAAACTCAGAAGCAGTGGGCAGACAAGTATGGTCTGCCGCTGGTGAGTTTTACTGTCAATATGGTCGGGCCGGTAAAGCGTAATCAACTGGCCTGCATCATCTTTGAGCAGATAAAAGGCGCGATTCTTAACTACTGTTGGCGGGAGAATATCACGATAGAACGCTACCAGTGTATTGAGCAGAACAGCGGCTATGAGATGTTGCTTTGCCTGAGTGGTAAAACCGCACGCCAGATCAAGCGGCTGATGGTAGAGATTGAAGAACGGCATAAACTCGGCCGGCTGGCGGATATTGATGTGCTTAATGAGAAAGGAGAAGCACTTTCACGATCCAGCCTTGAACTTCCTGTCCGCTCCTGTCTGATATGCCGGCAGGATGCCAAAGTGTGTGGCAGAAGCCGGGCTCATTCCGTTGAGGAGCTTCTGGGTAAGATGCAGCAGGTGGTGGCAAGTGCAATATAA
- a CDS encoding hybrid-cluster NAD(P)-dependent oxidoreductase, translating into MSVKAESAVSQINIFPIKSTKGISLSSSWVEKQGLVFDRRFMIAKPDGSMVTARAYPQLVKLRTSLLGNGLVLSYPDKDELKLSINEFEMQQQQTQVWGDTFTAYTTTDEADQWLSALLEEPVRLLYTGEQSNRIRPKIGHNVSFADGYPLLVISEASLAELNRRASETQYMEQFRTNLVVTGDEAFIEDSWKRIRIGEVEFEIRKPCERCILTTVDHKTGQFSPAKEPLKTLSQFRANEKGGVFFGQNLIALNEGCITVGDQVEVLEYKEKEFYADNSSESLKLTCVEKEEVAKDFVTFWFEPTHGVLPEYLPGQYLPIEVECEGKKLCRYYTLSSSPSRMGRYAISVKRVDSGQVSNWLIENVKVGDVLQADTPQGSFHLTSSVTQPLLLLSAGSGVTPMISMLRYLADHKQLDDVVFYHQCSTLDDIPFKQELDALHEEFSGLKIIISLSQAHDEWQGVKGRLTLSHLKHIPDLDQRQVFVCGPTGFMQKAKSLLVRLGLPESSYHQESFGLEQQDSAPLQKVSIQFNGETIEGDNQSSLLQQVEKAGFAISNSCRAGLCGACRVTLESGDVEHADVPAINDAEREQGEILACCSVPKSDLVVSDE; encoded by the coding sequence ATGTCAGTCAAAGCCGAATCGGCCGTTTCACAAATCAATATTTTCCCTATTAAGTCGACTAAGGGAATCTCCCTTTCCAGTAGTTGGGTGGAAAAGCAGGGGCTGGTGTTTGACCGCCGTTTTATGATCGCTAAGCCTGATGGCAGCATGGTTACGGCGAGGGCTTATCCGCAACTGGTAAAACTAAGAACAAGCTTGCTAGGTAATGGTCTGGTGCTTAGCTATCCCGACAAAGACGAGCTGAAACTCTCTATTAACGAATTTGAAATGCAGCAACAGCAGACGCAGGTGTGGGGCGATACTTTTACCGCTTATACCACAACGGATGAAGCGGATCAGTGGCTGAGTGCTCTTCTGGAGGAACCCGTCAGGCTTCTTTATACGGGTGAGCAGTCAAACCGTATCAGGCCAAAGATCGGCCACAATGTCTCATTTGCTGATGGTTATCCGTTACTGGTGATTAGCGAAGCGTCACTGGCAGAGCTAAACCGCAGGGCGTCTGAAACTCAGTATATGGAACAGTTCCGCACCAATCTGGTGGTAACGGGTGATGAAGCTTTTATTGAAGATAGCTGGAAACGGATTCGTATCGGTGAAGTAGAGTTTGAGATCAGAAAGCCGTGTGAACGCTGTATATTGACTACCGTAGATCATAAAACCGGTCAGTTTAGCCCGGCTAAAGAGCCGCTAAAAACCCTTTCCCAGTTCAGGGCCAACGAAAAGGGCGGTGTCTTCTTTGGGCAGAACCTGATTGCCCTGAACGAAGGTTGTATCACTGTCGGTGATCAGGTTGAAGTGCTGGAGTACAAAGAGAAAGAGTTCTATGCAGATAACAGCAGCGAGAGCCTGAAACTCACTTGCGTAGAAAAAGAAGAAGTGGCCAAAGATTTCGTTACCTTCTGGTTTGAACCAACCCACGGTGTGTTGCCGGAGTATCTGCCGGGTCAATACTTGCCAATCGAAGTGGAATGCGAAGGTAAAAAGCTTTGCCGTTACTACACACTCTCATCCAGCCCAAGTCGTATGGGGCGTTACGCTATCTCTGTTAAACGAGTCGATTCCGGTCAGGTATCAAACTGGTTAATTGAGAATGTCAAAGTGGGTGATGTTCTTCAGGCAGATACCCCGCAGGGAAGCTTCCACCTGACAAGCAGCGTGACGCAACCTCTGTTGCTGCTGTCTGCCGGCAGTGGGGTAACGCCAATGATTTCAATGCTGCGTTATCTGGCGGATCATAAACAGCTTGACGATGTGGTGTTCTACCATCAGTGCAGCACGCTGGATGATATTCCCTTTAAGCAGGAGTTAGATGCACTGCATGAAGAGTTTTCCGGGCTGAAGATCATTATCTCCCTTAGTCAGGCACACGATGAGTGGCAGGGGGTTAAAGGCAGGCTGACCTTGTCGCACCTGAAGCATATTCCCGATCTGGATCAGCGTCAGGTGTTTGTCTGCGGACCAACTGGCTTTATGCAAAAAGCCAAGAGCCTGCTGGTCAGGCTTGGTTTACCTGAGTCCAGCTATCATCAGGAGAGTTTTGGTCTGGAGCAGCAAGACAGTGCCCCTTTGCAAAAAGTGTCCATTCAGTTTAATGGTGAAACGATTGAGGGTGACAACCAGAGCTCACTGCTTCAGCAGGTTGAGAAGGCCGGTTTTGCTATCTCAAATAGTTGTCGTGCCGGACTTTGTGGTGCCTGCCGTGTCACTCTGGAATCTGGTGATGTTGAACATGCCGATGTTCCGGCCATTAATGATGCTGAGAGAGAGCAGGGTGAGATTTTAGCTTGTTGTAGTGTTCCTAAGTCGGATCTGGTTGTCTCTGATGAGTAG
- the citF gene encoding citrate lyase subunit alpha has translation MTPYKTAHQLTPQCVDKSSVASRKLYKTLEEAIKSSGLKDGQTVSFHHSFRGGDRIINMAMDVIAKMGFKNLTLAPSSLTDVHAPMVGHIRNGVVSKLYTSGLRGELAEEISRGLLEEPVHIHSHGGRVHLLDSGELNIDVAILGVSTADEFGNANAINGKARCGSLGYAKIDAQHAGYVIVLADELVEFPNMPASLEQDQVDAVVVVDEVGDPSKIGGDATRMTTNPRELLIARKAADVIEHSGYFYDGFTLQTGSGGASLAVTRFLEEKMVRNDITASFGLGGITSTMVDLHEKGLIKTLFDVQSFDANAADSLARNTNHIEISANQYANPSSKGAVVERLDVVILSALEIDTRFNVNVITGSDGVIRGASGGHSDTAASAKMTIVVAPLVRGRIPTVVESVLNVVTVGSQIDVLVTDHGIAVNPERADIREKLEQSGIQTMSIEDLQQRAEMLTGRPQPIQYLDNAVAYIRYRDGSVIDVIRQIKE, from the coding sequence CTGACTCCGTACAAGACAGCGCACCAGTTAACGCCACAGTGCGTTGATAAAAGCAGTGTCGCTTCGAGAAAGCTGTATAAAACCCTTGAAGAAGCGATAAAAAGCTCCGGACTAAAAGATGGCCAGACCGTCTCGTTCCATCACTCATTCCGCGGTGGTGACCGAATCATCAATATGGCGATGGATGTGATTGCCAAAATGGGCTTTAAGAACCTGACGCTGGCACCAAGCTCTCTTACTGATGTGCATGCACCTATGGTGGGGCATATCCGTAATGGAGTTGTTAGTAAGCTTTATACCTCAGGTCTGCGTGGTGAACTGGCAGAAGAGATCTCGCGCGGCTTGTTAGAAGAGCCGGTACATATCCACTCCCATGGCGGCAGGGTTCACCTGTTAGACAGCGGTGAGCTGAACATTGATGTTGCTATTCTCGGTGTCTCAACGGCAGATGAGTTTGGTAACGCGAACGCTATAAACGGCAAAGCGCGCTGTGGTTCCCTTGGTTACGCGAAAATCGATGCGCAACATGCCGGTTACGTTATTGTGTTAGCTGATGAGTTGGTTGAGTTCCCAAATATGCCTGCCTCTCTGGAGCAGGATCAGGTTGATGCCGTGGTGGTGGTGGATGAAGTTGGTGACCCATCTAAAATCGGTGGCGATGCCACCCGTATGACAACCAATCCGCGAGAGTTACTGATCGCCCGTAAAGCGGCAGATGTTATTGAGCACTCCGGTTATTTCTACGATGGCTTTACTCTGCAGACAGGCTCCGGCGGAGCGTCACTGGCAGTAACCCGTTTTCTGGAAGAGAAAATGGTTCGCAATGATATAACCGCCAGTTTTGGCTTGGGGGGAATTACCTCAACCATGGTGGATCTGCATGAAAAAGGGCTGATTAAAACCCTGTTTGATGTGCAGTCCTTTGATGCTAATGCCGCCGACTCCTTAGCTCGAAACACGAATCATATTGAAATCTCCGCCAACCAATACGCCAACCCATCCTCCAAAGGTGCGGTAGTAGAACGGCTGGATGTGGTTATCCTTAGTGCGCTGGAAATTGATACCCGCTTTAACGTCAATGTGATCACAGGGTCGGACGGTGTTATTCGTGGTGCATCGGGCGGCCATAGTGACACGGCAGCGTCGGCTAAGATGACCATTGTGGTTGCGCCTCTGGTGCGGGGCCGAATCCCGACCGTGGTTGAATCAGTGCTTAATGTGGTGACCGTAGGTTCACAGATTGATGTGCTGGTAACCGACCACGGTATTGCGGTAAATCCTGAAAGAGCAGATATCAGAGAAAAACTGGAGCAGTCAGGTATTCAGACTATGAGCATAGAAGATTTGCAGCAGAGAGCAGAGATGCTGACAGGCCGCCCGCAGCCGATTCAATATCTGGACAATGCCGTGGCTTATATTCGTTATCGCGACGGTTCGGTAATCGATGTTATCCGTCAGATAAAGGAGTAA
- a CDS encoding AraC family transcriptional regulator translates to MSKSTYLHPSLAIDAAPSEIFLNFDDFRENTETRLHSHEWGQLQLVTGGTLELSAEKTRFIAPPHLAIWIPAGVEHRSYNRRPLQYCSLNIEPSRLNTMPAHTCLLTVSPIVLAIIEDFRRREIRVAESIPDQRLANVLLDQLAISEEQQHFLPSSPHKALQPILAALEDNPTDNRSLKQWAVEVHTTERTLARYCQQELGMSFTEWRIRVRYLHSMTLLKSGMSVKEVALTLGYQQASPFISMFKKYSGETPEYYKNRLTGISF, encoded by the coding sequence ATGAGCAAATCCACTTATCTACACCCGTCGCTGGCCATAGATGCCGCACCTTCAGAGATTTTTCTGAACTTTGATGATTTTCGGGAGAATACCGAAACCCGATTACACTCTCATGAGTGGGGGCAATTGCAGCTGGTAACAGGTGGTACATTGGAACTCAGCGCGGAGAAGACTCGTTTTATCGCCCCTCCTCATCTGGCAATCTGGATTCCGGCCGGGGTAGAGCACCGCAGCTATAACAGGCGCCCCCTTCAGTATTGTTCATTAAATATTGAGCCTTCGAGGTTAAATACCATGCCTGCTCATACCTGCCTGTTAACGGTTTCTCCTATTGTTCTGGCTATTATCGAGGACTTCCGCAGAAGGGAGATCCGGGTGGCAGAATCTATTCCTGATCAAAGGCTGGCCAATGTATTGCTGGACCAGCTTGCTATCAGTGAAGAGCAGCAGCACTTTCTGCCTTCCAGCCCTCATAAAGCGTTACAACCTATCCTTGCCGCATTGGAAGATAACCCGACTGATAACCGCTCCCTGAAACAGTGGGCGGTTGAAGTGCATACCACAGAAAGAACACTGGCGAGGTACTGTCAACAGGAGCTGGGAATGAGCTTTACCGAATGGCGTATCAGGGTGAGGTATCTGCACTCAATGACACTGCTGAAAAGCGGCATGTCAGTAAAAGAGGTGGCGTTAACACTGGGCTATCAGCAAGCCAGCCCGTTTATCTCTATGTTTAAAAAATACTCGGGAGAAACTCCCGAGTATTATAAGAACAGGCTGACAGGGATTAGTTTTTAA
- a CDS encoding YbaN family protein has product MKKWFLFSLGWIATALGFLGVFLPLLPTVPFILLAMYCFGKSSPRFQIWLENNRYLGDTVVRIKASLGLTSAEKKRILFFSWLSIGLTIIFVLDSVHARTMLSLILLIETWVILRMKTYNPEAQVVSSSDA; this is encoded by the coding sequence GTGAAAAAGTGGTTTTTATTTTCACTGGGATGGATAGCAACGGCGCTGGGGTTTTTAGGCGTGTTTTTGCCTCTGTTACCCACAGTACCTTTTATTCTGTTAGCTATGTACTGCTTCGGTAAATCCTCTCCCCGTTTTCAAATCTGGCTGGAAAACAACCGCTATCTGGGCGATACAGTAGTGCGGATAAAGGCCAGCCTCGGCCTGACCAGTGCTGAGAAGAAACGTATTCTGTTCTTTAGCTGGCTCTCTATCGGGCTGACCATTATCTTTGTACTGGATAGTGTTCACGCCAGAACCATGCTGTCACTGATTCTGCTTATCGAAACCTGGGTTATCCTGCGTATGAAGACTTATAATCCGGAAGCTCAGGTAGTTAGTTCTTCCGATGCCTAA